The nucleotide sequence CTCTGGCGGCTCAACCAGGCACACGTCGGCCTGATCGGGGTGGACCGGCACCACCTGGCGTTCCGGCCCGGCGTGCTGGTCGACATCGACCTCGTCACCGCCTGGGCCGGTCGGCTGATCGCGGGCCGCCCGGCGGGCGCCGACCTGTCCGCGCTGCCCACCGGCGGGATCCTGTTCGACCTGCTCCCCGGCTGGTACGACGACTGGGTGCTCACCGAGCGGGAGCGGGTCCGCCAGCGGGTGCTGCACGGGATGGAGGCGATGAGCCGGCACCTCGTCACCTCGGGCCGCTGCGCCGAGGCGGTCGAGGTGGCGCTCACCGCCGCCGGAGCGGAGCCGCTTCGGGAGAGCGCCCAGCGGGTGCTGCTGGAGGCGCACCTGGCCGAGGGCAACTGGGTGGAGGGCCGCCGCGGCCTGGACACCTACCGCCGGCTGCTGGCCCGGGAGCTGGACCTGGAACCCGACCCGCGGCTGGGCGCGCTGCTCGACGCCTACCCGCGCGCCCGCCCGGCGGCCACGGCCGACCGTGAGCGCGCCTCGTCGATCAGCGCCATGAACTGAGGCGAGGGCCGCACCCCCAACTGCTCGGCGAGCAGCCGGACCACCAGATTCGCGTGGCGCAGCGCGTCGCTCACGTTCCCGTTGGCCAGCATCGCGGTGAGCACGAGCCGGTGCCCGCTCTCCCGCAGCGCGTCCGCGGCGACCGCCTCCAGCGCCCAGCCCAGCCCGGCGGCCGGGTCACCGCCCCGGATCGCCGCCCCGGCCGCGTCCTCCAGCGCCCGCAAGGCCCGGTGCCGCAGCAGCTCCCGGTGCATCAGCACCCAGTCGTCGTACCAGCCGGGGAGCAGGTCGGGGCAGCCCGCGGCGGCGTGCCGGCGCAAGAACTCCGGGTCGACCGGGCCCCGGCCGGCGAGGGAGCGGGTGTCCACCGTCACCCCGGCGGCCAGCGCCAGCGCGCCGGTGGAGTCGGCGAGCAGCCCGGGTGCGGCCTTGCGCAGCCGCCACAGCGCCGTCCGCAGGTCCGCCGAGGCCCGGTCCTCCGGCTTGCCGGCCCACATCGACCAGGCCGTGCGGGCCCGGTCCGACGCGCCGCGCACGGCCAGGAAGGCCACGAGCCGCTGCGCCGTCGCGGGCAGGGCGACCGGATCGCCGCCGCGGTCGAGCGCGAAGCCGCCGAGCAGCCGCAGCCGCCAGCCGGCCGGGTGCGGGGGTACGGCCTCCGGCAGTGTTTCCGTGGTGATCCACACGTCGGCGCTCCGCTCTGTTCCGGGGTGTGGGCGGAGGGTCACCTCCCGGAATACCGCAGCCGGCGGGTCAACGGGAACCGGCCTGTCGGTGGCCGGACATCCCGTTCGTCCGCGCGGCCCGGCCACCGGTCTCGATCGGCGGCGCGGACCTGCCGAACGGCCGCCTCCGGGCCGGCGCGCAGGCAGGTGGGCAAAGTCGTTGGCGAACCCGGTGGGCTCGCCTATGGTGGGCGGATGTACCCGGCCGGGCAGGTGTCCGCGACCGCCGTCACCACGGCGGCGCCCGCTGCTGCCTGCCGCCGGCGTCCCGAGGCCGTGCCCGCCCGTCCGGCGGGCACCCGCTCCGTCGCGCCCATCCACGGCCTGCCGAGCCCGATCCCCACCGACCGTGGCCCACCGGATCCCCGAACATCCGCGTACGGCCACCCAGGGCGAAGCCATCCGGCTTCGGCCCTTTTTCTTTTCCTGGAAGGGGATCCAGATGGGCACCGACCTGCACGACGACCGGCTCACCCGCCTGCGGGCCACGCTGAGCGAGGACTTCGCGGCGCAGACGGCCCGGTTGACCGAACTCACGGCGGACACCGGCGACCCCGGCGAGGCGCACACCCGGGCCGCGTTGATCGCGGCCACCCGGCAGAGCCTGGGGCAGATCGGCGACGCGCTGCGCCGCATGGCCGACGGCGGCTACGGCCGCTGCGAGCGGTGCGCCGCGCCGATCCCGGTGGAGCGGCTGGAGGTGCTGCCGCACGCCACCCTCTGCGTGCCCTGCCAGCAGAAGCACGGCTGACCCCGGCGGGCGCCGGGCCGTCACCACACGGCCCGGCGCCCGTGCCGCCGTCGCGGGCTGCGTACGCTGGCGCGGTGAGCCGTCGTGACCGTGGAGACCGCCGATGACCAGCGCGCGTACCGTCCGCACCGCCCGTCCCGCCGACGTGACGGCCCTCGTCGACCTGGTGGAGTCGGCGTATCGCGGGGAGCGCAGCCGGGCCGGCTGGACCACCGAGGCCGACCTGCTCGCCGGCCAGCGCACCGACCCGGACATGGTGGCCGAGGCGGTGTCGGGCCCGGATGGCACGGTGCTCGTGGTCGAGGACGCCACGGGGATCGTCGCCTGCTGCCACCTGGAGCGCCGCGACGACCACGTCTACTTCGGGATGTTCGCGGTGACGCCGGGGCGGCAGGGCGGCGGGCTGGGTCGCGACCTGCTGGCCGAGGCCGAGCGCTACGCGCGGGAGCAGTGGCACGGCGGCGAGTTGCGGATGACCGTGATCACGCAGCGGGCCGATCTGATCGCCTGGTACGAGCGGCGCGGCTACGTCCGCACCGGCGAGCTGAGCCCCTTCCCGTACGGCGACGAGCGGTTCGGCGTGCCGCTGCGACCGGACCTCGCGTTCGAGACCCTGCGCAAGAAGCTGGGCTGACTTCCAGGCCCTCCGGGCTCAGCGGGGCGGCGCGTCGGCGAGTTCGGCGATCACCTCGGCGTGGCAGCGTTCCGGTACGCACCAGCAGCCGAGCCGGCGCCCGCGCAGGTCGGGCAGCAGCGCGAGCAGGTCGGGCCGGCCCAGCAGGTACGCCCGGTACTTCTCGATCACCTCGTCCCGGGTGCCGTCCGGGCCGGGGCGGTACGGGCTGGACAGCGGGGACTGCGGCAGCCGCCAGCCGCCGCGCGACATGGCCCGCCCGACGTAGATCACGTCGGCGTACGCCGGGTCGTCCCGGTGGCCCTTGAGGTTGACGACGGTGGTTGCCCGCATGGCTGCGCTCCTCCCTCGTGGCACCAGTGTCGCAGCACCCCCCGGTCAGGCGCCGGGCGCGGGCGCCGGGCCGGTGGAGTCGCGGACGATCAGCGTGTGACCGGTGGAGCGCCGCCGCGGCCGGGTCGACCTCGGCTTCAGCGCGAGGGTCAGCGCCATCCGCCCCATCTCGGTCATCGGCAGCCGGACGGTGGTGAGGCTGGGCGCCAGGTCGGCGGCGACGGACACGTCGTCGAAGCCGACCACCGACACGCGCTCCGGCACCGGGATCCGCCGGGACCGCAGGACGGACAGCACGCCGATCGCCATGGCGTCGTTGAGCGCGATGATCGCGGTGCTCTCCGGGTGGTAGTGCAGGATCCGCTCGGTGGCCACCCGGCCGCCGTCGCGGGTGAAGTCGGAGTGGACGACGGCCAGGTCGTCGGGGGAGTGCCCGTGCGCGGCGAGCGCGGCGGTCACCCCGGCGAGCCGGTCGGCCACGGTGGTCAGCCCGGGGGTGCCGGCGGCGACGGCGATCCGCCGGTGCCCGAGGGCCAGCAGGTGGGCGCCGATGTCGCGGCCACCGGCCTCATTGTCCGGCACCACCGCATCGACGCCCAGGGCGTGCCGCCCGATGACCGCGACCCGGCCGCCGGCCCGCTGGAAGCCGGCCAGCTCTGCGCGGGCCTCGGCCTCGACGCGCGGGTCGTCGTAGCCGGAGCCGGCGATGAGGATGATCCCGACCTGCTGGGCGATGAGGTGCCGTAGCTGGCGCAGCTCGTTCTCCGGGTCGCGTCCGGAGTGTGCGATCTGGACGAGCAGCCCCTCCTCGGCGGCGACCTGGAGGACGCCGCTGGCGATCTCGGAGAAGTACGGGTCGTCGATCTGGTGGACGATCAGGCCGACGGTGGTGCTCGCGCCGCCGGCGAGTGTGCGGGCGTACGGGTTGGCGACGTAGCCGAGTTCCCGGGAGACCTGCCGGACGTGCCGGGCCACCTCCTCGCTCACGCCCTCCCGGCCGGCGAGGGCGCGGGAGGCGGTCGCCAGCGAGACGCCGGCGCGTTCCGCCACGTCGACGAGACGCAACCGTGGTCCGGGTCGGGGCATGGGTAACTCCTGGCAGACATTGATCCGCGCCGCGCTCTTGCGTGTGGCGTAGGGCACAGCATAGGGTACGAAAGCGCTTACGTAAGCGCTTTCGTAAGCGCGGCGCCGCCTCGGCCGTCCGGCCGGCCGCACGGCGGACCGTCCTGTCCCGACCCACCCCGACTCCACCTCCGGGCACCGATCCACGCCCGGTGCGTAAGCGCTTTCGTCACCGCACCACCGCACCGACGAAGGGAGCACCTCCCCATGAGAAGACCTCGACGCGCCGCTCTTGCCGCCACCGCCGCGCTGGCGCTGGCGCTCACCGCGGCCGCGAGCCCGGCCCGCGCCGACCGGCCCGGACCGCACGACGTCCACCCCGCCCTCTGGCCGCACCTGGTGGCCTTCTACGACTTCGACCACCCGGTGGACGGCGACCCCGCGCTCGAGCGGGACCTGGGCCGTTCCGGCACCGAGATCGAGCTGGTCAACGGTGGCACGGCCATGCGGGTGCCCGACCAGGCGTACAAGGGCAGCGGCGACGCGCTGCAGACCCGGCAGGTCAACCCGCAGGCCGCCGGCAACGACGACTGGAAGGCGGGCATCTGGTCGTCCAGTGGCGTCCGGACGCTGCGCGCGTTCAGCGGCGCCGAGGGCACGACCGTGATGGGCTGGTTCAAGCGGGACATGGACGGCCCGGCCTTGAACTCGGTCACCGCCAACCCGACCGACCGGTACAACGCCATCGGCCTGGCCGGTGTGCTGACCGGCGACTCCGACGGGCACGGCGTGCGGGCCCTGTTGGAACTCATCGACGTGAGCGGTGAGCTGCGCCTGGTCGCGCTCGGCCGCCGCGTCGACGGCGGCGCCTCGCAGACCTTCGCGGCCAACGAGGACTGGCGGACCCTGCTGCCGAAGGGGGAGTGGGTGCACCTCGCCGCCACCTACGACTTCACCAGCGGCACCATGGCCCTCTACCGCAACGGCGAGCCGGTCGACGGCTTCTACACCACCGCCGGCGACCCGTGGCAGCTCAACGGCCCCGGCCCGCACGTCACCAGCGCCACCGACTCCCGCGGCATCAAGATCGGCGGCAGCTTCCCGCAGAACAACCTGGAACGAAACCCGTGCGACTGCCGCATGGACGGCCTCATGTTCCTCGACAGCGTGATCCCGGCGGGTGACATCGCCAAGCAGTACCGCTACATGGCCCGCTGACCGTTCCTCGGACCGTCCCACCGAGAAGGAGAACCGCGTGTTCATTCGCGCTGGCAGCACCGGCAGGCTCCGCAGAGCCGCAGTCACCGCCGGGGTCACTGCCGCCACCCTCGTCCTGTCCACCCTGGTCGCCGGGCCCGCCCGGGCCGACGGCGCCGTCTACGACCCGATCCCCGAGTCGCAGATCCAGTCGCACCTGGGGCTGGTGCTCCAGGAGTACGCCAGCTTCCCGCAGTCCACGCCGAACCCCGCGCCGGTCGACGCGCGGCTGGTGCGCAAGGCCCGCATCAACACGATCAGCGAGCTGCCCGACGGCTCCGGCCGCCGGGCCGTGCCGGACCTCAACGGCAACCTGTACCTCGTCGAGAACGGCACGCCGCACGTCTACCTCGACGTGGCGGCCACCTTCGCGCCGCAGTTCTTCTCCGGCCGCGGTCTCGGCCAGGGCTTCGGGTACGTCGCCTTCCACCCGGAGTTCGGGCGCAACGGCCGCTTCTACACCATCCACACCGAGCAGGCCTCGCTGGCGACCCGGACCCCGGACTACGCCCAGCCGAACACCATCTACCAGGCCGTGATCACGGAGTGGACGGCCGGCGACCCGGCGGCGGACACCTTCGCCGGCACCCACCGCGAGGTGCTGCGGATCGGCTTCGGCGGCCAGATCCACGGCGTCCAGGAAATCAACTTCAACCCGACCGCGAAGCCGGGCGACCCCGACTACGGGATGCT is from Micromonospora terminaliae and encodes:
- a CDS encoding AfsR/SARP family transcriptional regulator, which encodes MTADFVDALVADQPAGSGPVLRLLGDVRVSHGTRWYDVPEGSKRLLVYVALHRRRLDRGHAAATLWPDAPDSRAAGNLRSALWRLNQAHVGLIGVDRHHLAFRPGVLVDIDLVTAWAGRLIAGRPAGADLSALPTGGILFDLLPGWYDDWVLTERERVRQRVLHGMEAMSRHLVTSGRCAEAVEVALTAAGAEPLRESAQRVLLEAHLAEGNWVEGRRGLDTYRRLLARELDLEPDPRLGALLDAYPRARPAATADRERASSISAMN
- a CDS encoding AfsR/SARP family transcriptional regulator, whose protein sequence is MWITTETLPEAVPPHPAGWRLRLLGGFALDRGGDPVALPATAQRLVAFLAVRGASDRARTAWSMWAGKPEDRASADLRTALWRLRKAAPGLLADSTGALALAAGVTVDTRSLAGRGPVDPEFLRRHAAAGCPDLLPGWYDDWVLMHRELLRHRALRALEDAAGAAIRGGDPAAGLGWALEAVAADALRESGHRLVLTAMLANGNVSDALRHANLVVRLLAEQLGVRPSPQFMALIDEARSRSAVAAGRARG
- a CDS encoding TraR/DksA family transcriptional regulator, with translation MGTDLHDDRLTRLRATLSEDFAAQTARLTELTADTGDPGEAHTRAALIAATRQSLGQIGDALRRMADGGYGRCERCAAPIPVERLEVLPHATLCVPCQQKHG
- a CDS encoding GNAT family N-acetyltransferase gives rise to the protein MTSARTVRTARPADVTALVDLVESAYRGERSRAGWTTEADLLAGQRTDPDMVAEAVSGPDGTVLVVEDATGIVACCHLERRDDHVYFGMFAVTPGRQGGGLGRDLLAEAERYAREQWHGGELRMTVITQRADLIAWYERRGYVRTGELSPFPYGDERFGVPLRPDLAFETLRKKLG
- a CDS encoding DUF4326 domain-containing protein; translated protein: MRATTVVNLKGHRDDPAYADVIYVGRAMSRGGWRLPQSPLSSPYRPGPDGTRDEVIEKYRAYLLGRPDLLALLPDLRGRRLGCWCVPERCHAEVIAELADAPPR
- a CDS encoding LacI family DNA-binding transcriptional regulator yields the protein MPRPGPRLRLVDVAERAGVSLATASRALAGREGVSEEVARHVRQVSRELGYVANPYARTLAGGASTTVGLIVHQIDDPYFSEIASGVLQVAAEEGLLVQIAHSGRDPENELRQLRHLIAQQVGIILIAGSGYDDPRVEAEARAELAGFQRAGGRVAVIGRHALGVDAVVPDNEAGGRDIGAHLLALGHRRIAVAAGTPGLTTVADRLAGVTAALAAHGHSPDDLAVVHSDFTRDGGRVATERILHYHPESTAIIALNDAMAIGVLSVLRSRRIPVPERVSVVGFDDVSVAADLAPSLTTVRLPMTEMGRMALTLALKPRSTRPRRRSTGHTLIVRDSTGPAPAPGA
- a CDS encoding LamG-like jellyroll fold domain-containing protein: MRRPRRAALAATAALALALTAAASPARADRPGPHDVHPALWPHLVAFYDFDHPVDGDPALERDLGRSGTEIELVNGGTAMRVPDQAYKGSGDALQTRQVNPQAAGNDDWKAGIWSSSGVRTLRAFSGAEGTTVMGWFKRDMDGPALNSVTANPTDRYNAIGLAGVLTGDSDGHGVRALLELIDVSGELRLVALGRRVDGGASQTFAANEDWRTLLPKGEWVHLAATYDFTSGTMALYRNGEPVDGFYTTAGDPWQLNGPGPHVTSATDSRGIKIGGSFPQNNLERNPCDCRMDGLMFLDSVIPAGDIAKQYRYMAR